The DNA region CAGTATGCAGAGCACAGTAATGGAATAAAGAATATTTGGCAACACCTGTGGCAAGCTTCCTAATCCCGACTTCTCTGTGAGTCTGTTACACAGCTTCTCGTTCTCTTCATGCAGTTTCTGCATTTGTTAAGGCAAAGAAAAAGATGGTTCGTAAAAATGAGATAAAACAAACGAAGGTTCTACAAAAGAAATTTATATCAAACGTAAGAAAACAAGAAGTTTCAACAGCAGGTCGACAGAAACGAATTGTGCTACCTTAAACATAAAGAACAGACAAATCATGCATCAACTGGTATGGTATAACACACAATCATGACAAGAATCTTTGCAAGAATAGTAGCAGTGGAATGTAGCGAACCTTCAACTTCTTAATTAgcaaaaaatatagaaatagatCATATACTCCGTCAAAGCTTTTAGAATAAAATTGTAACACGGTGTGAACAGAGCTCCTCTAATCTTGTAAATTGAGATAACAAAGCAAACGTAAAAAGCCGAGCAGTCAGAATCAAGCTGGTAGGTCACCTTGGCTCAATTTAAAAACCAGGTTCGTAACAAGTATATTATATGGGGAtgacaacatgaaaaaaaaaaccacccATACCATTAAAAACTTGTTCTACTTCTGAAGTTGACAAAAACCTGCTAAAATGGAAACCCCTAAGCTCAATGGAAATCGCTCCAAGCAGTGATACTATACCATCTGTAGGATATATTCAATCATGCAACCTAATGGTTCAACTGTTGTGGACGCCTTTGTTGGGTGCCACTACCAGCGCAGGAGGCGCGCGGAGAAGACCCAGGCGGCAAAAAAAGTGGCTAAAGATAGGTTCTGGAGTTTAGTTCCAATTAGTTTGGTTGTTAGGAGAATCAATAGAATAAGTAGACAGCTTGTTGAGTCGGTTGATTAGTTGAGATTGAGTTGGTTAAGGGAATTCGTTAGGGCTGGCTCTATTTAATGGGCAACGGCATGATCAGACGTTTTTCAGGCAATAGAAGATCAATTAGGCTTAGAGCCTCTACGAAGGGCGAGTTCTTATCTTCCTTTGCTAATTCACTCCAATCCCAGCCGTATCATATTGGTATCAGAGACCTCATCGGTCCTGCGCCTACCCACCACCTTGTCTTGCGCTGCCACCTTGTTCTTCCTAGTCATCATCCATCAATGGGGGATACAGGCGCCGATCTGAAGTCCTTGTCCTCCAAGCTGGACAAGCTCCTCTCGGTGGTCGAGGCCAACACCGCCGAGATCCAACATGTCAAGACCCAATACGTGTCCCTGAATGTGGCCGTGAATCACCTGCAGAGCAACTAGCTCGGCAACAGCAACGGGTCAGGATCGTCCAGGACGAAGGACAACGATGACCGGCAAGAACACACGCCATCTGCGGTGTCTGGAGTTCGCGTCCAACGTTCTACGCCGATCATCCACAAGCTCCGATTACCTAGCTTCATCGCTACGAACCGTTCTTCCAGGCGCAACAAACACCAGAGGAGGAACGGGTATGGCTAGCCTCCTATTACATGACCAGCGTTGCGCAACAATGGTACTACCGCTTGGAGCGCAACCGCAGCGTACCCACTTGGCCTCAGTTCGTCGAATTCGTCAACACGTGGTTCGGTCCTCTCGCCAAAGCAACCCGTTCGGCGAGCTCACCCATCTGCGTCGTTTTGGATCGGTGGCGGATTACCAGGAGAAGTTCCTGCAACTCCTGGCCGTCTGCGACAACGTCATTGAGCAACAACAAATCGACATCTTCACCGCTGGATTGTGCAATCCACTGCGCATAGACGTAGAGCTGCACCAACCACCTACATTGGAGGATAAGATGGCCTTAGCGCGCACCTTCAAACGGCGGCTCGAGCTCGACGATGATACCCTGCACTCCTCAGCCCGCTCCGCCCATCCACCACGCGCCACACCGACTGCGCCGAGGGTCCCGACACCACCAGCCCTACCCAACACGACGACCTCACCAACAACGCGGACAATTCCAGAATTGGGCACGCGCTTCTCCCGCCTTTCCCCGGCGGAGATGATCGAGCGCTGCGAAAAGGGCCTTTGCTTCAATTGTCCGGAGAAGTTCTCCCAAGACCACCTCAAACATTGCTTTAGCTTTATGAAAGGAATCTACCTGCTCGAGCTTGATGAAGGCTTCACGATGGAGGATAACTACCACGACGACACGGTCGAGATCTCCCTCAACGCGCTCATCGGCATTCAGACAAGCACTACGATGCAGCTCGTTGCTCACGTTGCCGGTGCACCGCTCTGCGCCCTGGTGGACTCCGGTTCCACCCACTCCTTTGTCGTCGAGGACGCAGCACGTCGTGCCGGGCTAGCACCCATTCCCATGCCCGGCCTCAGCATCGGGGTGACCAACGATGATAAGATCACCAGCGCCGGAATCTGCCACGACATCGCCGTCTACATTGATCGTGAGGCATTCTGCATGGATCTCTACGTGCTGCCATTGGACAAATATGATGTCATCCTCGGGTGTCAATGGTTGCGAACGCTCAGGCCTATCCTTTGGGACTTTGAGCAACTCACCCTTGCGTTCTGGCGGCACGAACACCAGGTCAAGTGGTTCGAGGTGGCCACGGGTTCGACACCAAGTCTGCACACAACAGCACCGATCGATCTCTTGCAGCTGTTGCTCTTTGCAGACATCTTCGAAGAACCGCAAGGTCTTCCCCTAGCACGCCGGTTCGATCACCGGATCCATCTACTTCCGGACACGGCGCCCATCGCCGTGCGACCTTACCGGTATCCTCAATTGCTCAAGGACAAGATCGACATGCTGCAACACAGCCTCATCCAGCCGAGCACATCAGCCTTCTTCTCTCTGGTCCTCTTCGTCCACAAGCACGACAACAGCTGGTGGTTTTGCGTCGACTATAGAGCCCTCAACGCTAAGACAGTCAAAGACAAATTCTCAATACCCATCATCGACGAATTGCTAGATGAGTTGAAGGGTGCCTGCTTCTTCTCCAAGCTGGACCTTCATAGCGGCTATCACCAAGTGCTGATGCACCCAGCAGACATCGAGATGACGGTATTTTGCACCCACCATGGCCACTTTGAATTCTTGGTCATGCTGTTCGGCTCGACAAATGCGCCATTGACATTTTAGGCTTTGATGAACGACGTCCTCAAGCCGTTCATTCGTCGGTTTGTCCTTGTGTTCTTTGATGACATCCTCGTGTACAGCCCCTCCTGAGCCGAGCACCTCCAGCATGTGCGCATGGTGTTCCAAGCGATACGCAACAACAAGCTCTACCTCAAGCTCTCCAAATGCATCTTCGGTGAGGCCTCAGTTTCGTACTTGGGCCGCATTATCTCGCATCAAGGGGTGGCCATGGACCCAGCAAAGATTGAGGTAGTGCAGGCATGGCCGCGACCAACATCCGTGCGCACACTCAAGGGCTTCCTCGACTTAACAGGCTACTACCGCAAGTTTATCAAGAACTATGGCGCTGTCAAGCAGCCCCTAACGCAGCTTTTGAAGGAGGCTTTCGTGTGATCACTAGAGGCCGACTACGCGTTCGAAAACCTGCAGCACGCCTTGGCGAAAGGGCCCATACTCCAGCTACAAGATTTCAGCCGACGCTTCATCGTCGATTGCGACGCATCGAGCTCCAGATTCAGCGCAGTGCTTCATCAAGAGGGCGGGCCTATCGCGTTCTTCAATCGTGTCGTCACACCACATCACGCCAAGCTGGCGACGTATGAAAGAGAGCTCATCGGCTTGGTCAAGGCAGTGCGCCACTTGCGGCCATATTTGTGGTCGTGATCCTTTTTTGTTCGCACTGATCACTTTAGCCTGAAATTCCTTCTAGATCAGCGGCTCACGACGATTGCCCAACACACTTGGGTCAGCAAACTGTTGGCCTGCGTGCGCCGCCTTCTGTTGGCCTGCGTGCGGAAATCACGCCTAGCCTCCAACCGTGCCCTCCCTTGATCTTGTTTCCATAAATCTTGAGGAGGATAGCATCGGTTGTTGGCCTATATATGTAACCTGTGTTATCTCAAGATATCTATCTCAATCTCGCGTGATTTCCTCCGCTATCATGGTATCACGAGGCTTTCCCGATCCCGTGACCTACCGCTTCCGTTGATTCCTTTCTTGCTgcgcgcgccgccgcggccgatCGCTGCCCATCGCGACATGGAGCCCGAACCCCCTGGAGCTGCCGCCGCTACATGCGAGACTGATGCCGCCACTGCCAAGACGTGCGCGGCCACCGCAGCTCAGGACTAGGAGGCTGCCATGGAGCGTCAAGCGCTCGTCGCCGCTGCCAATGCGGCCGCCAAAGCGGCTGCCGATGCACAGGCCCGTGTGCGCGCCGCCCTCGACACTCTAGAGCACGAACGCGTGGCCGCCGCAAACCTTGAGCGCGCGGCTGCCACAGCTCGTGACCGCGTCGACCCTCCCATCAAGGATGACGATGGCGATGGTCCACACGACGCCAACATCCTCTACGAGGCTGCTGCCGTCGCCAACCTTCACGCTCAGGCTACGTCCGTCCAAAACATCAAGGCCCTCGTGCCACTCGTGTTGGACCCACTCTCCTTGCACTACAATCGGTGGCGCGATCTCGTCCTCCTCACCCTCAAGCGCTACTCCCTCACCGACCACGTCCTCTCCAACGCGGCCTTCCCCAACATCCCATCCTGGGGCAGGATGGATGCAGTCGTGTTGTCCTGGCTGTTCGGCACGGTCACCACAGACCTCATGGAGACTGTGCGCGTCTATGGCGCCACGGCGCGCAACGCCTGGCTCGGCATCGAAGACCAATTCCTTGGTAATCGCGAGACTCGTGCGCTCCATCTCGACGCCGAGTTCTGCATCATCGTCCAAGGGGAGCTCTCCATCGCCGACTACTGTCGCAAGATGAAGGGCATGGCAGATGCCCTCGACGACCTCAGCGAGATCATCCACGACCGAACTCTCGTCCTCAACGTTCTTCATGGCCTCAACGAGAAGTACGACCACATGACGGCTCTCCTGAAGCGATCCCATCCCTTCCCGACCTTCAGCGAGGTACGCAATGACCTCCTCGAGGAGCTCACCATGCACAGGTCTCCAGCGACGCCTTCCACAGTCCTTCTCGCCTCAGCGCCCAAGGGGTCCCGAACGCCCTCTCCGGCCTCCTCAGGCTACCCCGCCGGCAGCACCTCGACGGCCCCGACTGGCAGCGGGTCAAACCGCCCTGCCGGCAACTCCACCAGtggcaacccccccccccccacctccggtcgtcgtcgccgccgcggcaACAGCGGCAAGGGCAGCGCCCCCTAGCCGTCGTTTTGGAACCCCTGGACGAGCTCCATTCAGATGTGGCCTGgtccgaactctggcgcttaGCAACAGGCCTGCggaccgcagcagcagcagggtgTCCGACCTGGGCCGGCCCACAACACGCAGCGGCACCAGCAGGCCTTAATGGTGGCCGCGGGTCCCTATGGGCCTCCTCTGGTGCCACCCGGTCTCTCCGCTCTACAGCACACGCCAATGCAGCAGTGGCCCATACAGCAGCCACTCCCTGCGCCGTAGTAGATGCAGGTTCAGGCCTCGTCGCCCTCCTGGACGCCTTGGTCCGGCTCTTGGGATCAACGGTCTTTGGCTAACTCCTTTAGCACAATAACTCTCAATCCCCCTGCTATCACTAATTGGGTCATGGACTCTGGCGCCTCCAATCACATGACTCCCAACACCGGTAACATCTCCTTGTTCCACCCACCACGTTCCTCGTACCCTTCATCTATCATTGTTTGAAATGGATCTGTCTTACCTGTCATATCTGCTGGTCATACAGTTTTACCTGATCCCTTTTATCTTAATGATGTCCTTGTTGCACCCAACATTATTAAGAATCTTATATCTGTTCGTCAGTTCACTGCCGATaataattgttctattgagttTGACCCACTTGGcctctctgtgaaggatcttcGCTCCAGGAACGTGATcgtcaggtgcaatagctccgAGCCTCTCTACTCTTTGCACCCACCAGCGTCTCCTTCATCGCCATGTGCTCTTGTCGCCAGTGTCCCTGCTTCCCTTTGGCATCGTCGCCTTGGACATCCTAGTCATGAAGCTGTGTCCAAACTCACTAGCACTTCTGCCATTCAGTGTAATAAAAG from Phragmites australis chromosome 8, lpPhrAust1.1, whole genome shotgun sequence includes:
- the LOC133927558 gene encoding uncharacterized protein LOC133927558, giving the protein MVLPLGAQPQRTHLASVRRIRQHVVRSSRQSNPFGELTHLRRFGSVADYQEKFLQLLAVCDNVIEQQQIDIFTAGLCNPLRIDVELHQPPTLEDKMALARTFKRRLELDDDTLHSSARSAHPPRATPTAPRVPTPPALPNTTTSPTTRTIPELGTRFSRLSPAEMIERCEKGLCFNCPEKFSQDHLKHCFSFMKGIYLLELDEGFTMEDNYHDDTVEISLNALIGIQTSTTMQLVAHVAGAPLCALVDSGSTHSFVVEDAARRAGLAPIPMPGLSIGVTNDDKITSAGICHDIAVYIDREAFCMDLYVLPLDKYDVILGCQWLRTLRPILWDFEQLTLAFWRHEHQVKWFEVATGSTPSLHTTAPIDLLQLLLFADIFEEPQGLPLARRFDHRIHLLPDTAPIAVRPYRYPQLLKDKIDMLQHSLIQPSTSAFFSLVLFVHKHDNSWWFCVDYRALNAKTVKDKFSIPIIDELLDELKGACFFSKLDLHSGYHQVLMHPADIEMTVFCTHHGHFEFLVMLFGSTNAPLTF